The region CTATACTCTGGCAATATTATGGGGGCAAAGCCATGAAAGTCCCTATCTTGTTAGCATTTATATTCAGAAGAGGAAATCAGACAATCGCCAAGTAAGCACatatataaacaagaaaatgttattaCTGTTAATGTTATGAGAAAAACGAAACTGGATAATATGGTGGAGACTGGGAAGGGGCTACTTGAACTGGGGAGATTAGAGAAGGCATCTCTGACAGGTAAgatttaagctgagatctgaataaTACGAGAAAAACTAGCCATGGCAAAATCTGAGGGAAAAGTGTTCTGGGcaagggaacagcatatgcaaaggtcctgaggcaagaCTGAGCTTGATATATCAAGGCTGTGACAAGACAGAGGGGTCATGAGataagctcagagaggtcaaggggCCAGATAAGGCAGGGCCTTGCTAGCCAGggtaaaaattttgaattttattttaaattagatgGAGAGCCACTGAAGAGTAGCTGCAGCAGAGGGACGGGAAGTGATCAGTGATCACTCTGGCAATTGCATGGAGAATAGATTGTAGGGGAGCAAGAGTGGGAGCAGAAGAACCATTTAGGAGGGGGTGGCAGTGGTCTCTGTGAGTGATAATGGTGGATGACGGTGAATGTCAGTGGATGTCAGTGGATGACACTGGCTTGAGGAAATGTGGGGAGTGAGGAAGATATCTGAGAATGACTTGGGTTTTGgcaaaatcccacatgctgcactaTTTTTGGAGGAGATACAAGTTACCATGCAGTACTAACCCCACTCCCTCGGAACACTTCGGCAAAGGCAAAACCTTTGTGAAAGCAGAAGGAAACAAGGCCCGTCCTAATCCTACCCAGATACACAGAAGCTTCAGAAAGGAGGGTGTTGGTTACAAAGGGCAATCTTTACCCCAGTCCCCTCCTGTCCTCTGAAGTCTCATTGAAATGCTTGGCTTGTATGAAAGGGCACAAGAGATCCTGCTTTAACAAGTAACAAGTGGCACTTAGTGGCATTGAACAGGCTCTAATTCTGTGTTGGTTGAGTGATGGTGaggcagcaggggagggggaatgggcTGAGTTTCCCTGCTACCAGGCCTAGAGGATTCTCTCTCAATTCCCCATAGGGTGGGGTCCTCCCATCCATTTGGTCCCAACAAACTCAGTGTTAGGCTAGGTCCCCTGGGACCCAAGATCCTCTCGTTCACAAAGGCCAAAAATGGAGACAGTTGACATTAAACAATGGCCATAGAGATCTAATGACAAGTAGGAGAACAGAATCGAGCCATCACACCCCTTTAAGCTCAGGGCCATTCCTCTGCTTGTAACACAAAGAATCCAGTCTTAAAAGTAACTCCTGGGATTTcttagagaaaagcataattctgTTACATTGTATTTTGGGGGTTAACAGCATTTATTTGTTCGATGTAAGCATTTAAAACATATCacaatttcttcatttaaaaataaagtatattgggcttccctggtggcgcagtggttgagagtccgcctgccaatgcaggggacacgggtttgtgccctggtctgggaagatcccacatgccacggagcggctgggcccgtgagccatggccgctgagcctgcgcgtccggagcctgtgctccgcaacgggagaggccacaacagtgagaggcccgcgtgccgcaaataaataaataaaaaataaagtataccttttcccttgcctccctcctcctgctATGAATTGGCCTGGGCTTCTTTCTTTCTCGAAGTCCTGGGGTTAGCTTTTGGAAAGTCAAGGTGGGCTTGGCAGCAAGAACCATTTCAGTCCCCAAACCCATTCCACTCTCAGGAACACGGTGGAAGCTGCCAGAAGCGTGTGGCAGAGCCAGTGGAGAAGGAAGGAACAACATTTCAGGCGCAGATGAGGTGGGAAGGCCCTTTTCTGACAGTCATCTGTGGCTATCTCCTCAGGGGACCGTATGTCCCCACGTCTGCTGCTGGCCAAATGGAATTCACGACTAGGAATATGCATCTTTTGCTTTTCTGCTCCTGCAGCAGTTtgatgaggggtggggggagcagcaAATCATCTCTTCTGCTGGCTGAAAAGACATCTCGCACAGTTGCTCCCGGTCTTTCTATGCAGGGCACCCCCCAGGCAGGCGCTGAACTTCTCCACCAGCCTGGCGGAGCAGCCGGGGGCCACGCACTCCACGGCGCCTAGGGATTAGAAACGCACTTTCTCCAAGCACCATTTTCAAAAAGCAACCGAAAGGAGTCGAGGTTTGAATTCAGACTACTCATTccttggtaaatataaaaattgaGTTCTTTCTGGAAATGGGgggaaataaagggaaagatgATTTTATCTGGGAGGTGCGACTGCCACCTGGTGGATGAAGCTAACTGAGCAACTAAAAGGGCTGCTTACTTTAATGAGTCAGCCGTTCAGtcatttcttccctcttctcaaTTGTTTTCACGCGGAGAAGCTccgtggaggggaggagagggctggCCACCGCACAGTGGGATGGATGCTGTGATAGGGCCAGTCTTGAGTAGGGGTTAAGGGCGTGAGTGCTGGAGCCACACCGCCCAGGTTTGATTCCCTGCTCTAAGACTTTCCTGTTGTGACTTTGGCTGAGCTGCTAAACCTCTTCTGTGCCTCTacttctcatctgtgaagtggggctaACACTTCCTATCTCATAGAGTGATTGTGAGACATAAAATACACGCTCCATACAAACGGTTAGCACAAATCTGGTGCACAGAAAGCATTCAGTTAAAGTTAGTTGGTGGTATGGTGTGGAGAAAAACATGGGGCTGTGGGCACCTttggacctactatgtgctgggcatgcTGTGGTGCCTTGGGGATATGCTGGTGAGCAGAAACATTGCCCTGATCTCATCGAGTTCATTGTCTGGAGGGATTCAGGCACAAGCAAGCAAATAACCACAAGCAGAGCAAAATAGACATGGTCCTTACCCCCAGGGTCTAGCTGCGGAGTTAGACCTGTAAACAGGTGATTATAATTTGAAATAACTTTATTCCAGGATGGTCCTCAGTGCCCTAGGAGCACATAAGGAGCAACTAACACCTGGGGAGGGGGATGCTTTGTGAAGAAGGAGGCTGTAAGCTGAGTTCCAAAGGATGAGAAGGAGTAGCCAACtgaggcaaggagaagagggtTCGAGCAGAGTTGAAACGCTGCTCGCGGTGGCTCATAGTGAAATCAGACTCAGTGCCTTTGAGGAACTGACAGAGGTTGGGTAGGGCTGGAGGCCAAGGGAGAGCTGGGATGAGGGTGAAGATGCAGGCAGGGGCCAGCTCCGCAAGGGCCCTATGAGGCCCATGAAGGGGACTGCATTTTGTCTTCAGAGCAACGGGGAGCCATGGTGAGGTTAAATCGGGAGAGCAAGGTCAAAAGTGGAGAATGACCTTGTCATGTCAGTGGAATGGCAGAGGTGGGACACCCTGGTACAAAGGGTTGATTACGTAGGAGGAAATGTTGGCTAGGTAAATGGTGGAATGAACAAGCACACTCTCTCCCCCTGTTATCAGAAGACTAAAGTCAAAGGAAGCTGGTGGAGCTGATATGCGGAAGCTGGTACCATCCCTTGGAAACACACTTAAGGACAGGGGTGGCTTCTTTTGAAATGGCACCAGCAAGGTGAGGTGGAGAACAGGAGAGAATTAGAGATCTGGCCTCTAATGCTAGCAGGGGAAATAAACAGCTCTTCCTCCACAGAGTTTTGACCTGTATGTAGCCACAGAAAATGAATGTTTATCTTCGCTAAGTGACTTAATAAAGAGAAGCAGCTGTGCTGACAGAGAGACCCAACTGGGATTGGGACACTCCCATCCACCCTGGTTCTTAGGACTCAAGTCCGACCACCATCCTCCCCATCAGGTAGGACAGAGCGGAGAAGGCCACCGCCTGCCTGGCAGACACCAAAGGCATTGCTTGGGATTCCAAGACACAAGAAGGGACCAAGGGATAAGCTCCTCCTGGGCAGGGTGAAGTTTTCTGAGGGAGAAAGTGAGTTCTGGGAGATATGCAGGAGGCTGCatgcagggaggggtggggctggaagaGAGCAAGACCCAGGAAAGGAGGAAGCTTGCTCTTTGCAAAGGTCTTGTGTGGAAGAGATGGTTCTTGTGGGATTTTTGCCGTTCATTCCTTCTACTCTTGCCCTTTTGTAATTTGTCTGCCCATTCATTTAgttacaggcagacctcattcTATTGCACTTCATTTCATtgcgcttcacagatattgctttttttacagattgaaggtttgtggcaaccttgctTGGACAACTCCATCCACTCCCTTTTTTTGCAAAAGCATTTGCTCATTTCctatctctgtgtcacattttggtaattctcaccatatttcaaactttttcatgatTATTATATCTATTAtagtgatcagtgatctttgatgttactactacaactTGCTGAGGGCTTCAGATGATTAGCAATCTTgaccaataaagtatttttaaagtatgtacattttttagacacaaggctattgcacacttaatggactacagtatagtgtaaacataacttttatatgagctgggaaaccaaaacattcgtgcgacttgctttattgcggtattcgctttattgcggtggtctagaactgaacccacaatatctctgggGTCTGCCTGTACTTCCTTATTAATACAACAAATGAAAGTGGAAGGCCTGTGTGtttcaggcactgtgttaggcacCTGGGTACATGCTGTGGGAACAAAAGGGCCAAGGTCCTCACTTTCATGTAGCAATTGTGGGGTTGTGGGGAGAGGGTGGCActcaataaacaagtaaaccaCTAAATGAGAAAGACAGTTTCAGGCCATGGTGGAGACCATGTATGAGGGAGGGACTGGGGACAGGGGCTGCTCTGGACAGAGGGTCCCAGGGTGGGCGCTCTCAGGAGGGGCCTATAGGCTGAGAACTGAACGGTGAGAAGGTTCTGGCTATGTGAACCCCTTTCACCCACCAGGCTCTCTTGTCATCCTGCTGGTCACCTCGTCAGTATCCATCCATGCTGATCTTGGGTGGAGCACTGCGAAGGCCCGAGACTTTAAGTTGGGAGACCTGAAGAGCTAAGCACTAAAGAGTAAGACCAAACAAGATATACACTCGCCTATGTAAAGACTGAAGCCAAGCTATAAACAACTCAATTTCTGATAGGATTAAGATGAGCTCCCCCTACCTTAAGTGCCTGCCAGAATCAAAAGTAAATTGTAAAAGATAACATCATCCCAACCCTCCAATAAACTCTACAGTTTTAATTATACAATATCTGgcatttggttaaaaaaattccCCATCAcaccaggattaaaaaaaaaatcagataaccaaagcacaagagagaaaaaagttGTTACAGTTATCATAATGGTATTGAAAATAACTCTGATCAACATTTCtagaaaatattctgaagaaattctgaagaagaaaattcagcagaatggaaatgaaattctagaaatgaaaactataataatTGAAATTTAGAACTCAGTAAGGGAGTTTAATGGAAGATTAGATGGTACTGAAGAGAGGATTAGTGAACTGCTATATTGATCAGTAGAAAATAACTAGACAGAAGCTTCAAGAGAAACAAGGACAGAGACTACAGACAAGAGCAAAAGAGGTAAATGGAACTGAGtacaaagatataaaatgtgtAGTGGAGTCtcaggaaagaagggaaagattAGAGTAGAATTCACCAAAACTGATAAATGATAACAAATCACATATTCAAGAAGCACTATGAAGTCTAAGCAAGATAGATGCAAAGAAAATCATGCTCAGCTGTATCATGGTAAAATGTctgaaaagcaaagacaaaaagaaaatctgaaaaacaggcagagggaaaaagaatGTATTACTTTCAAGTGGGGCAGTAATATGActgacagctgacttctcaatAAAAATAGTAGAAGCCATAAGACAGAATGTATCAAAGTGCTGCAAAAAAAATAGCTGGCAACCTTGAATTTTATACCCAGCAATGATTGCTTAAAAATAcagttatataaaaaaatacagttataAAAAAAGACGTATCAAGTAAACAAAAACTAAGTGACTTCATCTCCAGTGGAACTATACTAGTGTAATGTGTAAAGGTTGTTCTTTAGGTAGAGGGAAAATAACCCCATTTGGAAGAATGGATAtgtaagaatgaaagaaaacaatgaaaagtgtAACTATATCAGAAAATCAAAATGAGTATTGactatataaaacaataataattttaatgtctcatggtgtttaaaatatattctagaattttaaaaaatctatatgctgcttacaataCACATTATAAACATAAGAATGAaaaaaggttgaaagtaaaagaatgaaagagataaCACCATGATACACTAACCACAAGAATATATGACAAGAAGCAGCGTTAGAGACAAAGAAACACTTCCTAAAGATAAAAGAGTCAAAGTACCAAAATGATTCTAAATGTGTAGGCACCTAACAACAGTTAAAGacatataaagtaaatattgatATAACCAAAATGACAAACAAATTCAGAGCCGTAGAGGGAAATTTTTAGCATACCcctctcagtaactgatagaacaaTCTGATCTATTGATAGGGCAAATAGATCAAAGAAAGATCAACAAGTATACTTGGAATAGGAAACCCAGATAAGACACTTCACAAATATgatataattttgtatatatataacactaGACACAACAACTACAGAATACACATACTTTACAAATGCATACGGATATTTCCCAAAAGTGGACCACATGCTGGCTCCTAAAACAAGTCTCAGAAAATTTCAAAGGACTGAAATCACTCAGAGTATGGTCACTAACCACTacggaataaaaataaaaataaacaacaaaaagtagAGAGTTCCTAAATGCTTGAAAGTGAAACAATATATTTATCATAACCCATAGgtcttataaaaattataataaaatattttgaactgactagtaatgaaaatatgacatacaaaacttgtgggatgcagctaaagctaTGTTCAGAGGAAAATGTATAGCATTACATGAttgcattagaaaagaagaaaggcttaACATCAATGATTTAAGTATCCATCACAGgatagtataaaaataattagaaaacaatagaaggaatcaacaaaGTCAAAGTTGATTccttgaaaagattaataaaattgataacttaCTGTTgagatcaaatttaaaaaaagagagcataAAGTAAcagtatcaggaatgaaaaagggatATCACAATGCTCCTAGGGACATTAAGAAgataatgaaaacatatttgaacatgttttTTGCCATCAAGTTTTAAAGGATAGGAGGAATGAACAAATTCATagaacacaatttattgaaaccgacccaaaaagaaatagaaaatctgaataatctTATGATTACCAGAAACCTTACTCACAAAGAAAACTTCATGACTAGATGTCTTCAATGATGAATTCTACGAAATACGTAAGGAAGAAGCCATtctctctcatgaacatagaagtaaaaaatctaaacaaaacacGAACAAATCAAATTTAGAGGTATGTCAAACATATTAATTGATGATATGTTACAAACAAGTTGGACGTATTCCAAAATGCAGGTTTGTTTTAACAttagaaatcaatcaatgtaatacatcacattttcagaataaagaagtaaaataattgtCTCAATAGATTTTAGCAAAAGCATCAGATAAAATTTAACACCAATTTATTACCAAAAACTCTtggcaaattaaaaatagaagggaacttccttaatctgTTAAATGATATgacaaaaaacaaacttacagcAAATGTTATACTTAATAGTGAAACATTGAAACTCTCctttaagatcagaaacaagacaaggatgttcattaTCATCATTTGTATTCAATATtatattggaagttttagcctgAATCAACTGGATATACATACGGACAAATAATTAATCTTGTCCCTCTACATCATACTATTcataaaaaatcaattccaggtggATTGAGTATTTAAATGTACAGATAAAACAgtaaagctcctagaagataacagagGAGAATATCTGGAATAGTCAAAGGTTTATTTAACCAAACACAAGAAGTATAATAGTAAAGAAAAACATTGATATATTGGACTACGTTacagttaaactttttttttttttttttgtgatacgcgggcctctcactgttgtggcctctcccgttgtggagcacaggctccgtggccatggtcatggctcacgggcccagccactccgcggcatgtgggatcttcccggaccggggcacgaacccatgtcccttgcatcggcaggcggactctcaaccactgcgccaccagggaagtccctaaacttttttatttattgagtttaTAAAGAGAATAAGAAGGTGAAGCACAGATGAGAAGAaaatttgcaatatatacaacTAACAAATAGCAAATATATAGAATATGTAAGGAACTCCTCTTAATGAATGCGAACATTATGAGAACCCCATATAGAAATagacaagagggacttccctggtggtgcagtggttaagaatccacctgccaattcaggggacacgtgtttgagccctggtctgggaagatcccacatgctgcggaacaactaagcccaagtgccacaactactgagcctgcgctctagagcccgagagccacaactactgagcctgcatgccacaactactgaagcctgtgcgcctagagtccgtgctctgcaacaaaagaagccaccgcaatgagaagcctgtgcaccgcaactagagaaaagcctgcacacagcaacaaagacccagtacagccaaaaaaataaagaggcaagagattaaaatgcaaaagataatatccaaatggccaatgagCTCAGCTTCAcacatcatcaggaaaatgcaaattataagaAAGTAATACcacattgtgatggttaattttatgtgtcaacttgcccaggccacagtacccagatatttggtcaaacatgctaggtgtgtctgtgaaggtATTCTTTagataagattaacatttaaacaaGTAGATTTGGAGTAAAACAGATTACTCTCTATAATATGGATGGACCTCATTATGgtatcagttgaaggccttaatagaaaaaacagaaaaagaatgatgTCTCTTGAAGAAGGGTGGATTCTGTTAGCAGAAGaccttcagacttgaactgcaGCATCAACTCTTTCCTGTGTCTCCAGCCTGCTGACCTATCCTGAAGATTATGGActtgtctacacacacacatcctattggttcttttTCTGGAGAGTCCTAATGTGCGCATCCATTAGAATGGCTGAAATGAAAAAGATTGACAACACCAAAGGGTGGTGAacctgtggagcaactggaattctcatactttgctggtgggagtgaaaactggtacaaccacttcaGGTTCCTGTCTGTCAGTAGCTGCTAAAGCTAAACATATGAATACCCTAAGCAATTCCACACTAAGGTACATATCCTATAACATAtattcaactatatatatatagttgttccCAGAAGCACTATTGATTGATGATTACCCTAAATTGGAAACAAACAAATTTCCCTCTacagtggaatgaatgaataaatggtagTATATTCAAATGATGTATAAACTTATGCAATAAATTGTGTCTCATAGACATACAGAGTAAAAGAAGTCAAACACAATGGGCAAAACTAATTGATGctgtttgaaatcagaaaagaaggcaAAGGGATTGGGACTGGGCAAGGACGTGATGTGCTTCTGCAGTGCGCCATTTCTTAACCTCTGCGGATACTACGTGGGTGTGTTCTCTGCGTGAAAATCTATCCAAATGTATACTGATGATTCGTGCACTTTTCTGCACATATTTATAATCCAATTTCTTGAAGTTTAAGAGAGtatgtctctgtcactgtctaTTACTTTGGGGAAGTCACTCTACATTTTGGAGCCCCAGATCCTCTGCTGTAAAATGCTGTATGGATTTAGAGATGGTCCATGGTAAAGCTACTTGACCtggtctcttccctctccccccaccatgcTCTTGGTTCAGTTCATTTTCTCAGAGAGATCTGCCCGTCATGGTCTGCTCCCCACCCCTAAGTGATCTGGTCTCCAAACTCTAACTCCAACTTTCAGATGAGTGGTCCATCATCCACCCCCCAACCAAACACCTTCTTGCTCCCCACTCCGTGCAGAGTGGTCCAAACTCCCCTCTTCCCGCTGCCCACAGGGTGACCGGTCTCTGTAGCCTCTCTCACTCCCCTACTTGTTCCCTCATCCCTCATCTCTCCCCAACCCACATGCCGCCCCCCACGCCCCCAGGGTCCTGCTCCACAGCTCGCCCCTCACCCCCTACACAGTGCACAGTGGTCCAGCCCCTCAGCTCTACCCGTccccccttcacacacacagtGGTCTGGCCCCCAGGGCGCCCCCTCCTCCGCGCGTCGCCCGCCCCCAGTCGCGCGGGGCTGGCCGCTGAGGGCACTGCGCGGCGGTTGCGCGAAAAAGGCAGCGATGACGGCGGCGGGCCGTGAGCAGGAGCGGGACCGGACGCGCTTCGTCTACGTGACTCGCTTCGGCTCGCACCAATGCGGCGCCGTCCTTCAGCTGGGCGGCCGCCGGGCTCAGGGTCTGTGTAGGCCCGGGCTCGGGGCCGGCCGCAGCCGGGAGGAGCCGCAGGCGGCTGTGCCGGGGGCCGCTGGCGGCGGGGAGCTGTGCCCCGGCTCCCCGCCCAGGGCCCCCGCGGCCTCCTCTCCGGCGCGGGCGTCGAGCTCGCGGAGCCGGCCTCGGCAGGAGGCACATGCAGGTGGCGCGAAgggccgggcgggcgggcggggactCGGGAGGGGGCCCCCGGCCTGTGGAGGGTGCCGGCTGGTCAGCCCGCCTTTCCGTCCTCCTCGGCAGCCGTCCTGCCTGGGGTCCGAGTCTCAGGGCGGTCGGCTTCTCAGCTCGCGGCCTCCCTGTCAGCTTCCGGTCAGCCTCCCTCCCGGTGGGCCGCTCTGGGCTCGTAGTGTCTCTCAGAGGCCTCGGCGCTGGCCGCGGGCAGTGGTCGGCCCTCCTCTCTGT is a window of Globicephala melas chromosome 3, mGloMel1.2, whole genome shotgun sequence DNA encoding:
- the C3H5orf47 gene encoding uncharacterized protein C5orf47 homolog; this translates as MTAAGREQERDRTRFVYVTRFGSHQCGAVLQLGGRRAQGLCRPGLGAGRSREEPQAAVPGAAGGGELCPGSPPRAPAASSPARASSSRSRPRQEAHAGGAKGRAGGRGLGRGPPACGGCRLVSPPFRPPRQPSCLGSESQGGRLLSSRPPCQLPVSLPPGLTQKNLAKKFDFPIPLNEASKIVKKKKKVSVWNGVYKVISKMLEENEKYRLRLKLCSENSNYTK